A single region of the Pseudalkalibacillus berkeleyi genome encodes:
- a CDS encoding patatin-like phospholipase family protein, translating into MKNPKVGLALGSGGARGFAHIGVLKSLHRAGIPIDMIAGSSMGALVGAFYCTGHEPDTMVKMARMFRRRYYMDYTVPKMGFVSGNKVEQLMYVLTQNKKIEDLEIPFSVIATDLLKSEKVIIREGLISEAVRASIAVPGIFVPFKKDGRLLVDGSVIDRVPVSVVREMGADVTIAVDISHIKQNPEINTIFDVIMQSIDIMQRELVKTHELVTDVLIRPHVENFSASAFKDIEEIIEIGEKETNKRIDDIEAAIQNWRKENEKT; encoded by the coding sequence GTGAAAAACCCCAAGGTAGGCTTAGCTCTTGGTTCTGGAGGAGCTAGAGGGTTTGCCCATATAGGTGTATTGAAATCGTTACACCGAGCAGGTATTCCAATTGATATGATTGCAGGAAGTAGTATGGGGGCACTTGTAGGTGCATTTTATTGTACGGGGCATGAACCAGATACGATGGTGAAAATGGCACGGATGTTCCGTAGAAGGTATTATATGGACTACACCGTTCCCAAGATGGGTTTTGTATCGGGCAATAAAGTTGAACAACTCATGTACGTATTAACCCAAAATAAGAAAATAGAGGATTTAGAAATCCCGTTTTCAGTCATTGCGACAGATTTGCTTAAATCAGAGAAAGTGATTATTCGAGAAGGTTTAATATCAGAAGCCGTTCGAGCGAGCATAGCAGTTCCAGGGATATTCGTTCCCTTCAAAAAGGACGGAAGATTGCTTGTTGATGGAAGCGTGATCGATCGAGTACCCGTTTCAGTTGTAAGAGAAATGGGAGCGGATGTCACGATTGCAGTTGATATTTCACACATTAAGCAAAATCCTGAGATCAATACGATATTTGATGTTATTATGCAAAGTATTGATATTATGCAACGCGAACTCGTAAAAACGCATGAACTTGTAACCGATGTGCTGATTCGACCACACGTAGAGAACTTCAGTGCCTCTGCTTTCAAAGATATTGAAGAAATCATTGAAATTGGAGAGAAAGAGACAAATAAGCGAATCGATGATATTGAAGCAGCAATTCAAAACTGGAGGAAAGAGAATGAAAAGACTTAG
- a CDS encoding SepM family pheromone-processing serine protease has protein sequence MKRLRTQWPWAVLLLVILIAFLPIPYYFTQPGDAKVLSPIIKVEEGNKSEGSFMLTTVLIGKANAAEYLWAQVSDYREVIPEDHVRGSDETEEEYQSRQLQLMQSSQHAATIVAYKEANKGIEITNKGVLITGVISGMPAADLLKIGDLITELNGSQIKTAEQLVDQLKKFKANDEVELTVSRDSKEKKVTIALKPFPEKVVNKDGEERAGIGITYPVTFTEIETNPEIKIETNQIGGPSAGLMFTLEIYNQLTKTDWTKGRQIAGTGTMNEAGEVGPIGGIKQKVVAADNADAVVFFAPVAADNYKHAKEAAEDINTDMEIVPVKTFTDALEYLKKEKN, from the coding sequence ATGAAAAGACTTAGAACGCAGTGGCCATGGGCGGTATTGTTATTAGTGATTTTAATCGCGTTTTTACCAATTCCATACTACTTTACCCAACCGGGAGATGCTAAAGTTCTTTCACCTATAATTAAGGTGGAAGAAGGGAATAAATCAGAGGGTTCATTTATGTTGACAACAGTATTAATTGGTAAAGCGAACGCGGCTGAATATTTATGGGCACAGGTCAGTGATTATCGTGAAGTGATCCCAGAAGACCATGTGCGTGGATCTGATGAAACAGAAGAGGAATACCAATCTAGACAGCTTCAGTTAATGCAGAGCTCTCAACATGCTGCAACAATTGTCGCTTATAAAGAAGCGAATAAAGGAATAGAAATTACGAATAAAGGTGTCCTGATTACAGGTGTCATTTCAGGAATGCCCGCAGCAGACCTACTTAAGATAGGAGACTTAATTACAGAACTGAATGGTTCGCAGATCAAAACAGCAGAACAATTAGTTGATCAATTGAAGAAATTTAAGGCTAATGATGAAGTTGAATTAACGGTTTCAAGAGATTCGAAGGAAAAGAAAGTGACCATCGCTTTGAAACCCTTTCCTGAGAAAGTAGTTAATAAGGATGGAGAAGAACGTGCGGGTATTGGCATTACTTATCCAGTTACTTTTACTGAAATAGAAACAAACCCTGAAATAAAAATTGAAACGAATCAGATAGGCGGCCCGTCAGCAGGACTGATGTTTACGCTTGAAATCTATAATCAATTAACGAAGACGGACTGGACGAAAGGCCGTCAAATTGCCGGCACAGGTACGATGAACGAAGCAGGAGAAGTAGGTCCAATTGGAGGCATTAAGCAAAAAGTGGTTGCAGCAGACAATGCTGATGCAGTAGTATTTTTCGCTCCTGTAGCAGCTGATAATTATAAACATGCAAAGGAAGCGGCCGAAGATATTAACACTGACATGGAAATCGTCCCTGTCAAAACATTTACTGATGCATTGGAATATTTAAAAAAAGAAAAGAATTAA